One Streptomonospora salina genomic window, ACCGCGCGGCGGCCGCCGCGACACCGGATCCGCCACGGTATGGATGCTCACCTTGTGTTTCGTGCTGCTGTCCGTCGCCGCGACGGTCATGGTCGTCGCCGGCGTCCGCGCCGACCGCCACCGGGCGGCGGCAGCGGCCGACCTCGCCGCCCTCGCCGGGGCCCGGCACCTCGCTCGGGGTGAAGAACCGGCGTGCGCCGCGGCCCGTGCGACGGCCGAGGCCAACGGCGCGGAACTCACCCGGTGCCGCGGTGCCTCCGACCTGTCCCTGCACGTGAGCACGCGGGTCCGTGCCCGGCTGTGGCCCGCAACCGTGGCGGCGCACGCCCGTGCCGGGCCGCAGCGCACGCAGTGGGTGGCGCCGCCGTAGGCGAACCCGCCCCTCGGCCGGGCCTGCGGCGACCGTGTCTGCAGGGACACGCTCGGCGCCGAAAGCGTCACTGCGGACGCCCGGCGACGCGCCGGCGTCCGGCGGGAACACACCCGACATGGCGAACGCGCGGTGGTCGGCCGTCGCGGGTGGCGACGGCCCTGTTCACGGCAGGGTCAGGCCCGAGACGAGTCCGGCGGCGAGCGGGACCACCCCGATGAGGACGAACGCCGGCAGGAAGCACACGCCCAGCGGAGCGGCGCTGAGGACGCCGAGGCGCTGGGTCCTGCCCAGCGCACGGACCCGGGCGGTGTCGCGAAGCTCAGCGGCGTGGCGTTCCAGAAGGGCGGCGACCGGAGCTCCGCTTTCGCTCGCGCGCGCCAGGACTCGTCCCACCGCCGCGAACTCTTCGGTCTCGGCCGCCGACCGCCAGGCGGCGCGCGGATCGGCGCCCAGGCGCAACTGTTCGGCGACGCCGCCCAGCGACCGCCCCAGCACACCGCCTACGGCCGCGGCGACCGCGGCCAGGACGTCCTCAAGGACACCGCCCGCGCGCAGGCCCGCCACCAGCAGGTCGATCGCGACCGGCAGGCCGGCCAGGGCGCGGGCGCGCTCCGCGCGGGATCGGGCGGTGCCGTCCCCGTGTGCCGGTCGCCGGCGCAGCGCCGCCGCGATCGGCAGCCCCAGTAGTGCAGCCGCGAGCGGTCCCGCCAGGAACAGCAGCGTGGCCGCCGGCGCGAGCGGCACGCCCCACATGATCAGGACGTGCCGCAGCCCGGCGCGGGCCGCCTGCCGGCGCGGGGGGCGGGCCGGGCGCAGCCGGTCCAGCCGGCGCACCGCTCGGGCCCGCGCGGATTCGCCGCCCAGCAGGAGGACGGCGGCGGTTCCCAGCGCCACTACGGCGATGTCGACTACGGCGACGTCGACGGCGTCCACGCGTGTCACTCCATCCCTGATTCGGACAGAACGCGGCGCACCATCCAGTGGGTCCAGAACAGGCCTGCCGCGTCGAGCGCGAGACCGGCCGCCAGGCACAGCAGCCCGGCGGGTGTCGTGAACAGGAAGGTCAGCGGCGATCCGCCCAGCGCGGTCGCCATCCCCAATCCCAGCGCGGGCAGCACGCTGAGCAGCACGGCCGTGGCGCGCGGCCCGGCGAGCTGGGCGCCGAGTTCGCGCCGCAGCGCCTCTTCGCGGGCGAGGGACTCCGACAGCCGGTCGACGACGCCGGCCAATCCGGCGCCGGTGTCGGCCGCGACGCGCCAGCAGGCGGCCAGATGGCCGAGCCCGCCTGCGCCGCGCGTACCGGCGAGGGCGCGCAGCGCAACGGTGACGTCGTGCCCGCTGCGGGCCGCCTCGCTCAGCGGAGCCAGTTCGCGGCCCGAATCGGGGTCGAGTTCGTCGACCGCCGTCACCACGGCTTCCCCGGGGCTGCGCCCGGCCCGCAGCTCGGCGGCCAGCACGGCGCACAACTCAGCGACCGCGCGCCGGCGCCGCCGGCTCTCCCGCCCGGCCATCCGGGCGATCCGGGTGCGCAGCCGACGGACGGGCGGGATCGCGCGGAGGTCGAACAAGCGGCCGGCGCCGCGCCGTCCGCCGCCGGTTTCCAGCCCGCGCAGCCGCAGGGCCGCGGCTCCCGGGGCGACGGCGGCGGCGACGGCGCCCGCGGCCCCTGCAGCCAGCAGCCAGAGTGCGTGTCCGGCGAGCCACTGGGCGGTGGGAAGCACGAAGGCGGGAAGATGCGGCAGGAACAGGGACGCGTCGGCGTTCTGCGGCCATGTCGGCATGCGGTCTCCGATCGCAGCGGCGGCGGATACGGGCGGGCTGGTGCTGAGCCGGGGCGCGCGGCCGGTTCCGGAGGGGCCGGGGCGGCCGCGGCTCACTCCGGCCGTGTTCGCGGCGCGGGGCCGGGGGCGCCGTCGGGAGGGTTCCGCCACGCGTCGCCGATCCGCGCGACCAGGTCCGCCAGCGCAGGATGCTCGGTGAGCGCGCCGTCGGCGCCGAAGGCCACCGCGGGCGGCGCGTGTACCGTCCCGTCCGCATTCCGGCGGAGTGCGCACACTTCGGCGACCCGCCGCGTGCCGTCGCCGTCCCGGACCAGGTGCACCACCAGCGCGCGGGTCGCGGCCAGCTGGCTGTGCACCCCCTCGCGGCCGAGTCCCGCAGCGCAGCCGAGCGCCTCGATGCGGGCGGGGACGTCGACCGCGGCGTTGGCGTGGACGGTCCCGGTTCCTCCGTCGTGGCCGGTGTTCAGCGCGTTCAGTAGGGTTACGGCCTCGTTGCCGCGGACCTCGCCGACCACGAGCCGGTCGGGCCGCATGCGGAGTGCTTGGCGGACCAGGTCGTGCAGTCCGACCTCGCCGGTGCCCTCGATGTTGGGCGGGCGCGCCTGCAACCGCACCACGTGCGGGTGCTCGGGGCGCAGCTCGGCGGAATCCTCCACCAGCACGATGCGCTCACCGGGTGCGGCCAGTGACAGCAGCGCCGACAGCAGGGTCGTCTTGCCCGTTCCGGTTCCGCCCGAGATCAGAAACGCCGTGCGCGAGGCGACGAGGGCGTACAGCAGCCGCGCGCCCGTCTCCGGGACGGTCCCGGAAGCGACCAGTTCCGCGAGCGTGAAGACCGAACGGCGCGGCAGGCGCAGCGACAGGCACACGCCCTCGGGGGCGACGGGCGGCAGGACGGCGTGCAGCCGCGCTCCACCGGGCAACCGTGCATCGACCCAGGGGGCGGCCTGGTCGAGGCGCCGTCCGGCCTGGGCCGCCAGGCGCTGGGCGAGGCGGCGCAGCGACGTGTCGTCGGCGAACCGGATCCCTTGCGCCCGGCGCAGGCCCGCCCCGTCGTCGACCCACACGTCCCCGGGCCCGTTGACCAGGATGTCGGTGATCCGGGGGTCGGTGAGCAGGGGATCGAGCGGACCGGCGCCGGCGATGTCGGCCCGCAGCAGCCGGACCAGCTCCAGCACCTCGGCGTCGCCCAGAGCGGTTCCCTCGGCCCGCACGGCCGCAGCGACGCGGGCCGGAGCGGGGTCGCCGCCCTCGCGCGCGAGCCGCGTGCGCACGGCCGCCAGCAGCCGCGGGTCCGCGCCCGCGGCGGAGCCGTCGGCCGACGGTCCCGGTGCGGTGTAGGGGGTGTCCTCGGCCTCCGTGCCGTTCACCGCGTCCGTCCTCCGTTCCCGTGGGGCGGATCGCCGGGATCCGGGCGGGAAACCGAGGAGGGCACGGGCGTCGGCGGCGACGGGCCGCCGGTATCGGCCGCCGACGGCCCGGATGCCGACCGGAGATCGGAGAGCAGCCGGTCGACGGTACCGGCCAGCGGAGAAGAGCGCGGATCGTCGGGGGCCGCGGGCGCACCCGCGCGCAGGCCGCGCAGGAGTCCGCGGTCCGCGCGCACCCGGCAGGCCGTCGGCAGGTCGAGTGTCCGGGCGACGTCGGCCGCCGACACGTCTCCGCCGCTTTCGCGCACGACCAGCCGTACGTCACGGGCGCTGCGCCCCAGCCGCGGCGCCGTCCGCGCCGCGGCGAACACCGCGGGTACTTCCGCCGGAACCACGAGGAGCACGGTCGAGGCGCGCCGCAGCGCTTCGTCGGCCCCGGGATCGGGTCCGCGGGGCAGATCGGCGACCACGATGTCGGATCCGCGCGCGGCGCAGGTCAGCACGGAGTGCATGGCGGCCGGCGGAACCTCCGCCGCGGGGCCCTGCCCCCAGGTGACCAGCGCGATACCGCCCGCTTCCGGCAGCCGCGACCGCAGCGCCGACCAGTTCAGCCGTCCGTGGCGCGCGACGAGGTCGCCCCAGCGGTCGCCGGGCGCGTCCTCCCGGCCGAGCAGGGTGTCGAGACCGCTGCCCAGCGGGTCGGCGTCGACGAGCGCGCTGCGCAGGTTCGCGCGCCGGGCGGCGCCGGCCAGGGCGATCGCCAGGAGGCTGGCCCCCGCGCCGCCGCGGCCGCCGATCACGGCGACGACGGGCGCATGCTCGGCACGGGCGTGCGCCGACTCGGTGAGCAGCGCGGACAGCCGTGGTTCGTCGGCGGGCAGGGACAGAACGGCTGCGGCGCCCGTGCGCAGCGCGTCCTCCCACACTTCGGCGCCGTGCCGGTGTGCGCTCAGACCGGCGACGAGGACGTGGCGCCGGGGCGGGGGGTCGAGTCGGGCGAGGGCGGGGAGCAGGTCGACGCCGACGACGACCGCCGGCGCGCGGTTCCACTCGGTGACGGCGTGGGCGGCGTGGTGGGCGACCGTGGCCTCGACCCCGGCGGCCGCCGCAAGGCGGAGGAGATCGTCGAGCAGGCGGGGGTCTTCGGTGGCGAACAGGGGGCGGGCAGGGGCGGATGCGTCCATGGGTCCTCCCGGTGCGGAAGCGCTCACTCCACGTTCGCCGGGCGGATCCCCCGGAGGAAAGCCGGATCCCCAACCTGTGGACGGGCCGGGCGCGCAGTAGGCCCGGCCGGGAGCGCGCCGGGAGACCGCCGGCAGCGCGCCGCCGCCGACGCTGCCGCTGGTGGCCCGGCGCGCCGCTGTGCTCGTCGCCGGCGCGGGGCAGGGGCCCGTCGCCGCCGGAGCGCTGCCGGCGTCGTAGGGCCGGTATCGCCGCTGCCGAACGCGGGGGAGTACGCGGAGCCGGTGGCGGGGGCGGCCGCCGTGGTGCGGGACGTGAACGCCCGCCTGATGCACGGGCCGGTCCGCCGAGGGGTGGAATTGACGACGGCCCCCGCCGGGGGGATAGCGGGGGCCGTCCGAAGGTCCGGCTCCGGGGGGAGAGCCGCACCGTTTTCCGGATAAGTCTTCGCCGTCGGGCACCGGGCCCGGCGGGCCGCCGCGGTCGCCGAGCGGCGTGCGACGTCTGAATCGTCACATAGGAGGGGAAACCACGCTAGGGATGAACAAAGGGGGTATTTCGACGGTTGCGTGCCGCGCAGAGGAGAGCTGAGGGGTGCGGCACGTTCCCCAGGTAATACAGCACGGGACGCTACCACGCCGAATTGGCCGACCGCTGAGATCTTTTGACCTCCCGGGGGCTTTTCAGCGGACGCGAGGAGGCGTACAAAGGAAACACAAGGTGGATGGGTGATCCACCGGACACGGAGCCGGGTACCCACGCGTCACCAAGCCGCGGGAGGCTCGTCCAGGCCAGGGAGTCGTCCCTGGTCGGACTATGAATCAGCACGCATGATAGCCCGGTCTTCCGTGTTTCGCGGCGATGCCCCGACTCGGGCCCCAAGGCCGGCCGGGGCACCGTCCTCTGCCTTTCTGATTCGGTCCCGAATCGGGCAAATCGCCAGTCCGTCGCTCGGTGAATCCACAGTGGCGGGCGCCGCGCAGCGGCCGGGATCCCGGCGAAAAGTAACCCGATCGAGATCGGTCGCCGCGGCGGCGCCGGTGTCCGGAACGGCGGCCGCGTCGGGGTCACCCCCGCTGCAGCGCCTCGCACGTCGCCAGCGAGTCCCGCGCCCCGGCCGCAACGGCCCGGCAGCAGTAAGCGACCCACTCGCCCACGCCGTCGGGGGTGCCGCTCGTGTAACCGCGCAGTGCGGGCCTGTACTCGTCGTGCAGCTCCAGATAGCCCGACTCGGTCGGCACCAGCGACTTCGGGTCGAGCCCGCGTGTGATCAGCGTCAGCCGCTCGGCAGCGCGCGCGACCGTCCCGTCCCCCCAGCCGAAGGGGCGCAGCGCGGCCAACTCGCCGTGCACGACGGCGCCGACCACCAGTGCCGGAACGGCGGCGCGCGCCGACAGGACGGTGCCCAGCCCTTCGATGCGCGCCGCGACCTCGGCCGCGCGCGGGGCGGGCCCCAGGCCGAGCGGATCCGGAACCGGATCGGCGTCGGTGCGCGGGCGCCCCAAGTCGGCCCCGTCGACCCCGTCGGCCGCCGCGAGCGCGTGCAGGCGCGCCAGCACCTGGCGGGGAGCCTTGGACCAGGTGTCGGCGAGCGGCCCGAGTTCGCCGGAGACGCGCAGCGCCCCCTTTACGCGCGGGTCGTCGCTGTGGCCGGCGCGGACCTCCTCCAGTCCGGCGTCGGCGCCGTCGAGCACCGCCGAGGCGCGGGCGCCGCGCAGCGCCGACTCCATGGACACGTCGCTGCTGCGCCGCCGCAGGATGCGGTGGCCGAGCAGGCGGTCGACGAGGGTGCGGGTCTCGCCGACGGCCGATCGGACGCCCGGGAGATCGGCGATCCGCTGCAGGGGTTCATCGGGAACGGAATTCACGACGCCAACCCTACTTACCGGTAATGAGATGTCCGTCCATCGGCCGTTGAAGACCGCCCGTCCCCAGGAAAGACCGTCCGTCCACAGCCCGCTGAGCGGTCCCTTGTATGTTGACGTCGCCACTTGATGAAGTGGGCTCCACCACACGAGCCTTCTGTGGGACCGGACCAAGTGAGGAGACCTAACAGTGGCTGAGACTCCCCAGGGGCAGGGTCAGGAAACACTGTCCAACCTTCTTCAGGAGACCCGGAGCTTCCCGCCCCCCGCGGATCTCGCCGCAGACGCCAACGTGCAGGCCGACGCCTTCGACGCCGCCTCCGCGGACCGGCTGCGGTTCTGGGAGGACCAGGCCCGCAGGTTGCAGTGGGATCAGCCGTGGAGCAACGTCCTGGAGTGGAACCCCCCGTTCGCCCAATGGTTCACCGGCGGAAAGCTCAACGCCGCGGTGAACTGCGTGGACCGGCACGTCGACGCGGGCCGCGGCGACCGGGTCGCCTTCTACTGGGAGGGTGAGCCCGGAGATACCCGCACCATCACCTACTCCGACCTCAAGGGCATGGTCTGCCAGGCGGCCAACGCCCTGCTGGAGCTGGGTGTCGCCAAGGGCGACCGGGTCGCCATCTACATGCCGATGATCCCCGAGACCATGATCGCCATGCTGGCCTGCGCCCGCATCGGCGCCGTCCACATGGTCGTGTTCGGCGGCTTCTCCGTGGACGCATTGGGAACCCGGATCGACGACAGCGAGGCCAAGCTCGTCGTCACCGCCGACGGCGGCTACCGCCGCGGCAGCCCCAGTTCGCTCAAGCCGGCCGTCGACGGCGCCGTGCAGGACCGCCCCGCTGTGGAGAACGTCCTCGTGGTGCGCCGCACCGGCCAGGAAGTCGACTGGGACGAAGGCCGCGATGTCTGGTGGCACGACATCGTCGACCGCCAGTCCACCGAGCACGAGGCCGAGGCCCACGACTCCGAGCACCCGCTGTACATCATGTACACCAGCGGCACCACGGCCAAGCCCAAGGGCATCCTGCACACCACCGGCGGCTACCTCACCCAGGTCGCCTACACCCACTGGGCGGTCTTCGACCTCAAGCCCGAGACCGACGTGTTCTGGACGGCCGCCGACATCGGGTGGGTCACCGGCCACTCCTACATCGTCTACGGTCCCCTCGCCAACGGGGCGACGTCGGTCATGTACGAAGGCACGCCCGACACCCCGCACAAGGCCCGCTTCTGGGAGATCGTGCAGAAGTACCGGGTCTCCCTCGCCTACATGGCCCCCACGGCCATCCGCACGTTCATGAAATGGGGCGAGGAGTACCCGGCCCAGTACGACCTCTCCAGCCTGCGGGTGCTCGGCTCGGTCGGCGAGCCCATCAACCCCGAGGCCTACATGTGGTACCGCACCCACATCGGCGGCGGCCGCACCCCGGTGGTCGACACCTGGTGGCAGACCGAGACCGGCGCCATCATGGTCACCCCCATGCCCGGCATCACCGCGGGCAAGCCCGGTGCGGCCATGCAGCCCATCCCGGGCGTGGACGTCGACGTCGTCGACGAGTCCGGCGCCGCGGTCCCCAACGGCCAAGGCGGCTTCATCGTCGTACGCGAGCCCTGGCCGGCGATGCTGCGCGGAATCTGGGGCGACCCCGAGCGCTACGAGAAGACCTACTGGTCGCGCTTCGACGGCCTCTATTTCCCCGGCGACGGGGCCAAGCGCGACGAGGACGGCGACCTGTGGCTGCTCGGCCGCGTCGACGACGTCATGCTCGTCTCCGGTCACAACATCTCCACCACCGAAGTCGAGTCCGCGCTGGTCGCCAACGACAAGGTCGCCGAGGCCGCCGTCACCGGAGCCAGCGACCCGGTCACCGGCCAGGCGATCGTCGCCTTCGTCATCCTGCGCAGCGAGGCCGGCGACGGCGGCGCCCACCTCGTCAAGGAGCTGCGCGACCACGTGGGGGCGCACCTGGGGCCCATCGCCAAGCCCCGCCAGATCATGGTGGTACCCGAGCTCCCCAAGACCCGCTCGGGCAAGATCATGCGCCGGCTGCTCAAGGACGTGGCGGAGAACCGCGAGCTCGGCGACGTCTCCACGCTCACCGACGCCCAGTCGGTCCAGACGCTCAAAGAGGCGTTCCAGGAGAGCGGCAAGGGCGACGAGTGAGCCGCTGATTCGCGCGTGAGCGGCTGAAGCGGGAGTATCCGCCGCCTCGGCGGGCAGTGTCCCGGGCACGGCGTCCACTGCCGTGAGCGCCCTAGGCACGATCGGGGACCGGTCGCCGGTCCGGCCATGCGGCCGAACCGGTATCGGTCCCCGACCCGTCGGCACCCGGGCGGGCCCGGAACCCACGAACCGGGCGCGCGGCGCGGGGACCGCCGGTGACACCGGATGTGCGAGGATGCCTAAGACGTCTGCCGAGCGAAGGGAGCGGTCTCCATGCCCGAAACCCGGTCGGGTGGCCCGGAGCCTGAGGAGTTCGACGCCGCCGAACACTCCCTGGGAGAACTCGTCTCCGAGGCGAGTGGGAACATGTCCCGGCTCGTCCGCCTGGAACTCCAGCTGGCGAAAATGGAGCTGGCCAGCGACGTCCAGAAGATCGGCATGGGCGCCGGGATGTGGATCGTCGCGGCCGTTCTGGCCCACATGGTCCTCATCCTGGTGGCGGTCACGGCCGGACTGGGGATCATGGCGGCCGGACTGGCGCCCTGGCTCTCGTTCCTCATCGTCACCGTCGCCTTCCTCCTGATCGCCGGGTTCTTCCTGTTCCTCGGCCTGCGCCAGTTCCGCAAGCGCCAGGGCTTTCCGCGCACCGGCGCGACCGTCGCCGGCACCCTGGCCGCGCTCCGCGGCAGCCGTCCTTCCTCCGGCAGCTGACCGGAGGGGCCCGGTGCGCAGTGCCTGACGAGTCGGCTGTCCTGCTCGACGGCCCCTGGACCCACCGGACCGTGAGCGCGGCCGGAACCCGTTTCCACATCGCGGAGGCCGGCGAAGGGCCGCTGGCGCTGCTCCTGCACGGCTTCCCGCAGTTCTGGTGGTCCTGGAACGGCCAGCTGACCGCGCTCGCCGAGGCCGGCTACCGAGCCGTCGCCGTCGATCTGCGCGGATACGGCGCCAGCGACAAGCCGCCGCGGGGCTACGACCTGATCACCCTCGCTTCCGACGCCGCGGGCCTGATCCGCGCGCTCGGTGAGGCCGAAGCCGTCGTCGTCGGCCATTCCACCGGCGGCCTGCTCGGCTGGACCATGGCCGTCTACTTCCCCAAAACCGTGCGCCGCCTGGCCGTGGTCTCCATGCCCCACCCGCGGCGGCTGCGGTCGGCCGTGCTCGGCCGCGGACAAGGCTGGGCGAGCCGCCACCTGCTCGGCTTCCAGCTGCCCGTCGTGCCCGAGCGCCGACTCGTCGCCGACGACGCACAGCAGGTGGCCACCATGCTGCGCACCTGGTCGCGGCCCGGATGGCCCGACTCCGAAACCGAGCGCAACTGCCGCGACGCCTTCCAGATCCCCGGTGTCGCACACAGCGCCCTGGAGTACCACCGCTGGCTGTTCCGCTCCCAGACGCGTCCGGACGGCCGCCGCTACATGCGCCGGATGCGCCGTCCGGTCTCCGTGCCGACCCTCCAGGTCCACGGTTCCCTCGACCCCGTCGTGCTGCCGGAGACCGCCCGCGGATCCGGACGCTATGTCGAAGCGCCTTACCGCTGGCGCATGATCGAGGGCGCCGGGCACTTCCCGCACCAGGAGCGTCCCGAGCTGTTCGACTCCGCCCTGACCGGCTGGCTGGCCGAC contains:
- a CDS encoding Rv3654c family TadE-like protein; its protein translation is MPEPYCRPPDRPRPVPRGGRRDTGSATVWMLTLCFVLLSVAATVMVVAGVRADRHRAAAAADLAALAGARHLARGEEPACAAARATAEANGAELTRCRGASDLSLHVSTRVRARLWPATVAAHARAGPQRTQWVAPP
- a CDS encoding type II secretion system F family protein, which encodes MDAVDVAVVDIAVVALGTAAVLLLGGESARARAVRRLDRLRPARPPRRQAARAGLRHVLIMWGVPLAPAATLLFLAGPLAAALLGLPIAAALRRRPAHGDGTARSRAERARALAGLPVAIDLLVAGLRAGGVLEDVLAAVAAAVGGVLGRSLGGVAEQLRLGADPRAAWRSAAETEEFAAVGRVLARASESGAPVAALLERHAAELRDTARVRALGRTQRLGVLSAAPLGVCFLPAFVLIGVVPLAAGLVSGLTLP
- a CDS encoding type II secretion system F family protein; translation: MPTWPQNADASLFLPHLPAFVLPTAQWLAGHALWLLAAGAAGAVAAAVAPGAAALRLRGLETGGGRRGAGRLFDLRAIPPVRRLRTRIARMAGRESRRRRRAVAELCAVLAAELRAGRSPGEAVVTAVDELDPDSGRELAPLSEAARSGHDVTVALRALAGTRGAGGLGHLAACWRVAADTGAGLAGVVDRLSESLAREEALRRELGAQLAGPRATAVLLSVLPALGLGMATALGGSPLTFLFTTPAGLLCLAAGLALDAAGLFWTHWMVRRVLSESGME
- a CDS encoding TadA family conjugal transfer-associated ATPase — encoded protein: MLAAVRTRLAREGGDPAPARVAAAVRAEGTALGDAEVLELVRLLRADIAGAGPLDPLLTDPRITDILVNGPGDVWVDDGAGLRRAQGIRFADDTSLRRLAQRLAAQAGRRLDQAAPWVDARLPGGARLHAVLPPVAPEGVCLSLRLPRRSVFTLAELVASGTVPETGARLLYALVASRTAFLISGGTGTGKTTLLSALLSLAAPGERIVLVEDSAELRPEHPHVVRLQARPPNIEGTGEVGLHDLVRQALRMRPDRLVVGEVRGNEAVTLLNALNTGHDGGTGTVHANAAVDVPARIEALGCAAGLGREGVHSQLAATRALVVHLVRDGDGTRRVAEVCALRRNADGTVHAPPAVAFGADGALTEHPALADLVARIGDAWRNPPDGAPGPAPRTRPE
- the ssd gene encoding septum site-determining protein Ssd; this translates as MDASAPARPLFATEDPRLLDDLLRLAAAAGVEATVAHHAAHAVTEWNRAPAVVVGVDLLPALARLDPPPRRHVLVAGLSAHRHGAEVWEDALRTGAAAVLSLPADEPRLSALLTESAHARAEHAPVVAVIGGRGGAGASLLAIALAGAARRANLRSALVDADPLGSGLDTLLGREDAPGDRWGDLVARHGRLNWSALRSRLPEAGGIALVTWGQGPAAEVPPAAMHSVLTCAARGSDIVVADLPRGPDPGADEALRRASTVLLVVPAEVPAVFAAARTAPRLGRSARDVRLVVRESGGDVSAADVARTLDLPTACRVRADRGLLRGLRAGAPAAPDDPRSSPLAGTVDRLLSDLRSASGPSAADTGGPSPPTPVPSSVSRPDPGDPPHGNGGRTR
- a CDS encoding oxidoreductase, producing MNSVPDEPLQRIADLPGVRSAVGETRTLVDRLLGHRILRRRSSDVSMESALRGARASAVLDGADAGLEEVRAGHSDDPRVKGALRVSGELGPLADTWSKAPRQVLARLHALAAADGVDGADLGRPRTDADPVPDPLGLGPAPRAAEVAARIEGLGTVLSARAAVPALVVGAVVHGELAALRPFGWGDGTVARAAERLTLITRGLDPKSLVPTESGYLELHDEYRPALRGYTSGTPDGVGEWVAYCCRAVAAGARDSLATCEALQRG
- the acs gene encoding acetate--CoA ligase, which encodes MAETPQGQGQETLSNLLQETRSFPPPADLAADANVQADAFDAASADRLRFWEDQARRLQWDQPWSNVLEWNPPFAQWFTGGKLNAAVNCVDRHVDAGRGDRVAFYWEGEPGDTRTITYSDLKGMVCQAANALLELGVAKGDRVAIYMPMIPETMIAMLACARIGAVHMVVFGGFSVDALGTRIDDSEAKLVVTADGGYRRGSPSSLKPAVDGAVQDRPAVENVLVVRRTGQEVDWDEGRDVWWHDIVDRQSTEHEAEAHDSEHPLYIMYTSGTTAKPKGILHTTGGYLTQVAYTHWAVFDLKPETDVFWTAADIGWVTGHSYIVYGPLANGATSVMYEGTPDTPHKARFWEIVQKYRVSLAYMAPTAIRTFMKWGEEYPAQYDLSSLRVLGSVGEPINPEAYMWYRTHIGGGRTPVVDTWWQTETGAIMVTPMPGITAGKPGAAMQPIPGVDVDVVDESGAAVPNGQGGFIVVREPWPAMLRGIWGDPERYEKTYWSRFDGLYFPGDGAKRDEDGDLWLLGRVDDVMLVSGHNISTTEVESALVANDKVAEAAVTGASDPVTGQAIVAFVILRSEAGDGGAHLVKELRDHVGAHLGPIAKPRQIMVVPELPKTRSGKIMRRLLKDVAENRELGDVSTLTDAQSVQTLKEAFQESGKGDE
- a CDS encoding phage holin family protein: MPETRSGGPEPEEFDAAEHSLGELVSEASGNMSRLVRLELQLAKMELASDVQKIGMGAGMWIVAAVLAHMVLILVAVTAGLGIMAAGLAPWLSFLIVTVAFLLIAGFFLFLGLRQFRKRQGFPRTGATVAGTLAALRGSRPSSGS
- a CDS encoding alpha/beta fold hydrolase, giving the protein MPDESAVLLDGPWTHRTVSAAGTRFHIAEAGEGPLALLLHGFPQFWWSWNGQLTALAEAGYRAVAVDLRGYGASDKPPRGYDLITLASDAAGLIRALGEAEAVVVGHSTGGLLGWTMAVYFPKTVRRLAVVSMPHPRRLRSAVLGRGQGWASRHLLGFQLPVVPERRLVADDAQQVATMLRTWSRPGWPDSETERNCRDAFQIPGVAHSALEYHRWLFRSQTRPDGRRYMRRMRRPVSVPTLQVHGSLDPVVLPETARGSGRYVEAPYRWRMIEGAGHFPHQERPELFDSALTGWLADPEPDR